The following nucleotide sequence is from uncultured Draconibacterium sp..
ATTTTGGCCGACGACGATACCGCTGTTTTACCAAAAAATTCAATCAGTTTTTACTCAAAATTGAAAGAATTTGACGTGCCTGCCGAGTTGCATATTTTTCAAAAAGGTGGTCACGGTTTTGGTATTCGCAAAAACGGAATACCTACCGATAACTGGCCAAATTTATTTGTCGACTGGCTGAAAGCCAGAGAAATAATTGAATGATAATCGACATTTGCAAATCAAGTTAAATGGATACTCATCCTTTAAGAGTTTTAAAATATTGTCCGAAGTGTGGTTCTGCGGAGTTTAAGAAATCCGGCGAACGTTCATTAAAATGTGCTGCCTGTGGTTTCCATTTCTTCATAAACTCGGCAGCTGCTGTGGCAGCTTTAGTTACCGATGAAGTAGGAAAATTAATGCTGGTAACACGTGGCGTTGAACCCCACTATGGTAAACTCGATTTGCCCGGCGGATTTATCGATCCAATGGAATCAGCAGAAGATGCCGTAAAACGCGAACTAAAAGAGGAGTTGGGGCTAAAAGTAAAAGCCTTAAAGTACCTGGGCTCAGCACCAAACGAATATGTTTTTTCTGCGTACACCGTATTTACTCTTGATATGGCATTTCAGGTTACAGCAGAAACGATTGAGGATCTGAAACCAATGGACGATATTCTTGATTATAAATTTTACGCAGAAGAAGAACTGGATTACAACGATATTCCTGCACCCTCAATAAAGAAATTTGTTAAAGACTATTTTCAGAGCACAAAGGCATAAACAATGAAAACAGAAATAAGACAACGACTAACGGCCTTGCGCGCCGAAATGAAAAAGCTCACTATTGATGCGTGGTACATTTCAGGTACCGATCCACATTCGAGCGAATATCTCCCAAAGCGATGGGAAACACGCGAGTACATTTCTGGATTTACAGGCTCGTATGGTTTGGTAGCGGTAACGCTTGACAATGCCGCTCTATGGACCGATTCACGTTATTTTTTGCAAGCAACCGAAGAGCTGGATGGAACCGGAATTGAAATGCAGAAGTTACGCGTTACAGATGCTGTCTCGCCCGACACTTGGCTGAGCCAGAATTTGCCAGCCGGAAGTAGGGTGGGGCTCGATGCGCAATCGTTGACAGTTGACGCTTTCAGGAGTTTGCAGAAAGGCTTTCTGAAAAAGGATATCGAACTGGTGGAAACACCCGATTTGTTTGAAGCCATTTGGGAAGACCGCCCGGCTGTTCCCAACGATAAAGTTTTTGAGTTGGACGTAGAATATGCCGGAGTTCCACGACCTGAAAAGCAACAAAAAATTGCCGGAGAGTTAGCATCATTTGGTGCCGATATTCATGTGGTATCCATGTTAGACGAGCTGGCGTGGTTGTACAATTTGCGTGGATCAGATGTGCCTTATAATCCGGTTTTTACCGCTTTTGGAGTAGTTGGTAAAGATAGAAATCTGCTTTTTGTTGATCCCGCTAAAGTTGAACCCGAACTCAGATCAAAACTTGAAGCCGATGGCATAGAGTTGAAAGATTATACTACTTTTTACAACTACCTGTCAGAAATTAAAGGGAAGACGATATTTATCGATCCGTCAACTTTAAATTTTGCTGCTTACAGTGCGCTTGCCGGTAAAAATGAGATTATTGAAGGAACTTCTTTAGTGGCTATTCAAAAGGCCATTAAAAATGAAACAGAGCTGGAAGGTTTTAGGAGTGCGATGAAAAAAGACGGTGTTGCACTGGTAGAGTGTTTACACTGGCTTAAAGAGACGATTGGAAAAGAAACGATAACAGATTACGAATTCGGGAAAAAGCTGGCAGAGTTCAGGGCTAAACAAGCGGATTTTAAAGGGGAAAGTTTTCCTCCGATTGTAGGCTACAAAAGTCGCGGTGCAATTGTTCACCTGCACATTGGAGCCGATGATGCTTTGCCGTTGGAAACCGACGGGGTAGTTCTTTTTGATTCCGGAGGTCAGTACATCGATGGAACTACCGATATTACCCGCACAGTGGCTTTAGGAGCAGTTTCTGATCAGTTTAAAACTGATTTTACACTCACCCTGAAAGGAATGATCGGGTTAACACAAGCCAAATTTCCATACGGAGTAAAGGGTTGTCACCTTGATATTTTGGCGCGTCAGGCATTATGGGAAAACGGAATGAACTACGGCCATGGTACGGGGCATGGTGTTGGTCATTTTCTGAATGTGCACGAAGGACCGATGGCAATCCGTTTGGAATACAATGAAAACCTGATGCTTCCGGGACAGGTGCTTTCGAACGAACCGGCTTTTTACCGCGAAGGGCAATACGGACTGCGTACCGAAAATATGATGGTTTGTGTAGAACGCGAAACCACTGAGTTCGGACGTTTCCTTGGTTTTGATACACTTACCCTTTGCCCAATCGATACTTCGTTGATAAAAGTTGATCTGCTTACCGAAAAGGAACTCAAATGGTTAAACGAATACCATCAGTGGGTGAACAATGAATTAAAGCCACTGATGGAGAATAAGTATCATAAATTTCTGGATGAATTAACAGGCGAAATTTAATTTGCTGCCGGTAAGGTAAAACAGAAGGTACTGCCTTCATTTTCCTTACTGGTTACCGATATTTCTCCACCGTTTTTTTCCACAAATTCTTTACAAAGGTGAAGGCCCAGTCCTGTTCCGCTTTCCTTTGATGTTCCAACGCGCTGTGTTTTACTATTCAAATGGAACAGGTCGTTCTTTGTCTTTTCATTCATGCCAATACCATCGTCGGTAATACAAAATACATGATGTTCGTTTTTTGTGCAGCCCGTTATCTTTATGTTTCCCTGCGGATTGGTAAACTTAATGGCATTGGAAATAAGGTTTCGGAAAACCGTTGAGATCATGTTTTTGTCGGCGTGACAAAGAACTTCATGATTTACTTTATTCGTAATTGTAATTTGTTTCGATTCTGCATGTTTTTTTAAAACCTCAATATTTTCATTAACCAGCTCAACCGGGTTAAATACCACTGAATTAATTTTCAAACATCCTATCTGCGAACGCGACCATTCCAAAAGGTTTTGCAACAATGCATAGGTATTTTTCGAGGTATTGTGGATA
It contains:
- a CDS encoding NUDIX domain-containing protein, encoding MDTHPLRVLKYCPKCGSAEFKKSGERSLKCAACGFHFFINSAAAVAALVTDEVGKLMLVTRGVEPHYGKLDLPGGFIDPMESAEDAVKRELKEELGLKVKALKYLGSAPNEYVFSAYTVFTLDMAFQVTAETIEDLKPMDDILDYKFYAEEELDYNDIPAPSIKKFVKDYFQSTKA
- a CDS encoding aminopeptidase P family N-terminal domain-containing protein; protein product: MKTEIRQRLTALRAEMKKLTIDAWYISGTDPHSSEYLPKRWETREYISGFTGSYGLVAVTLDNAALWTDSRYFLQATEELDGTGIEMQKLRVTDAVSPDTWLSQNLPAGSRVGLDAQSLTVDAFRSLQKGFLKKDIELVETPDLFEAIWEDRPAVPNDKVFELDVEYAGVPRPEKQQKIAGELASFGADIHVVSMLDELAWLYNLRGSDVPYNPVFTAFGVVGKDRNLLFVDPAKVEPELRSKLEADGIELKDYTTFYNYLSEIKGKTIFIDPSTLNFAAYSALAGKNEIIEGTSLVAIQKAIKNETELEGFRSAMKKDGVALVECLHWLKETIGKETITDYEFGKKLAEFRAKQADFKGESFPPIVGYKSRGAIVHLHIGADDALPLETDGVVLFDSGGQYIDGTTDITRTVALGAVSDQFKTDFTLTLKGMIGLTQAKFPYGVKGCHLDILARQALWENGMNYGHGTGHGVGHFLNVHEGPMAIRLEYNENLMLPGQVLSNEPAFYREGQYGLRTENMMVCVERETTEFGRFLGFDTLTLCPIDTSLIKVDLLTEKELKWLNEYHQWVNNELKPLMENKYHKFLDELTGEI